Proteins encoded in a region of the Oceanispirochaeta sp. genome:
- a CDS encoding ATP-binding protein, with the protein MKIAVLSGKGGTGKTTVSNNLAALLPDATLIDCDVEEPNSHIFMNPEINLEEDVQVCFPVINEENCIHCRKCATFCNYNAIIASSNMTLPMKEICHDCGGCALVCEYDAINYEYRRIGKIFSGNSRFSTKLVYGSLKTGELSGVKIINRLKEITKDDPLVILDSPPGTSCSTVATLEGCDYALIVTEPTPFGVSDMKMVVEMLKEMKIPFAVVINKAGLGDNEVFEYCRSENLKIMGEFPFDQNIAQAYAVGKLAIEVNSEIRNSYYALWERIQNKVEALYGNK; encoded by the coding sequence ATGAAAATTGCTGTATTAAGCGGAAAAGGAGGGACGGGGAAAACCACGGTTTCCAATAACCTGGCAGCACTCCTCCCTGACGCAACTTTAATTGATTGTGATGTAGAAGAACCCAACAGTCATATTTTTATGAATCCTGAAATAAATCTGGAAGAAGATGTACAAGTCTGTTTTCCGGTAATAAATGAGGAAAACTGTATTCATTGCAGGAAATGTGCAACTTTCTGCAACTACAATGCCATCATAGCCAGCAGCAATATGACCTTGCCCATGAAAGAGATTTGTCATGATTGCGGCGGTTGTGCCCTGGTCTGTGAATATGATGCCATAAATTATGAATATCGAAGGATTGGTAAGATCTTCAGCGGGAACAGCCGATTCTCGACAAAACTTGTTTACGGTTCATTAAAGACCGGTGAGTTGTCGGGGGTGAAAATCATCAATCGTCTCAAAGAGATTACAAAAGATGATCCACTGGTCATATTAGACTCCCCTCCAGGAACATCATGCTCGACTGTAGCGACTCTTGAAGGCTGCGATTATGCCTTGATTGTGACCGAACCTACCCCCTTTGGGGTCAGTGACATGAAGATGGTTGTCGAAATGCTTAAAGAGATGAAGATTCCCTTTGCTGTTGTGATAAATAAAGCAGGACTGGGGGACAATGAAGTATTCGAATATTGTCGATCTGAAAACCTGAAAATTATGGGAGAGTTCCCCTTTGATCAAAATATCGCGCAAGCCTATGCCGTTGGAAAACTGGCAAT